A single genomic interval of Procambarus clarkii isolate CNS0578487 chromosome 17, FALCON_Pclarkii_2.0, whole genome shotgun sequence harbors:
- the LOC138365572 gene encoding uncharacterized protein: MSSSLIDPVQDAMIEHIYGSLYTATGTIVAAAITTTTATTVAATVDRATAIAVTAAGGGGGDPGGWSPSQYLPLVQLPVPAPPGGPPQSPNPHHQPHQPQQEDGPPSHGGESPAGEETVGNIDTVIGGSSRHVNIRHHHCSRHRRPRYHLTDTRRLVTVKFTFIGPGRRREVPRTLGNWRWSQKHGKRRGRALLHGTRRHQPQRQGEPVLLQQETPASISPPSTAGTNSGDGETGAKGQGRGSGSEDEGSGTEDGGASTADGEAEDGEGTSGRTTAAPGTPPAAAHPTEDGTASGAQAPPGAGAPSDAGRVTSAKGTYTNASTGPSPQPTAGNLRHE; the protein is encoded by the exons ATGTCTTCATCTCTAATTGATCCTGTACAAGATGCGATGATTGAGCACATTTATGGATCACTGTACACAG CTACTGgtactattgttgctgctgctattactactactactgctactactgttgctgctactgtcgaTAGAGCAACTGCtattgctgttactgctgctggtggaggtggtggtgatccaGGAGGCTGGTCCCCTAGCCAGTATTTACCACTTGTCCAGCTCCCAGTGCCGGCTCCTCCCGGAG GACCACCACAAAGCCCTAACCCACATCATCAGCCGCACCAGCCACAACAGGAGGATGGACCTCCCTCCCATGGTGGGGAATCCCCGGCTGGAGAAGAAACAGTGGGAAACATAGACACTGTCATCGGCGGCAGCAGCAGGCACGTGAACATTCGCCACCACCATTGTAGTCGACACCGCCGCCCCAGGTACCACCTCACTGACACTCGCAGACTCGTAACCGTCAAATTCACCTTCATCGGCCCAGGTAGAAGGAGGGAAGTGCCACGAACGCTTGGGAACTGGAGGTGGAGCCAGAAACACGGGAAGCGCAGGGGGCGCGCCCTTTTGCACGGCACAAGACGTCATCAGCCTCAACGACAGGGGGAACCGGTCCTACTACAACAGGAGACTCCCGCCTCCATATCACCTCCCAGCACAGCTGGGACAAACAGCGGGGACGGAGAGACAGGAGCCAAAGGACAAGGCAGAGGGTCAGGCTCAGAAGACGAAGGGTCAGGCACAGAAGACGGAGGGGCAAGCACAGCAGATGGAGAAGCTGAAGACGGAGAGGGAACGTCCGGgagaacaacagcagcaccaggaaccccaccagcagcagcacatcCAACCGAGGATGGCACAGCTAGCGGAGCACAAGCCCCACCAGGAGCAGGAGCACCATCAGACGCAGGGCGTGTCACATCAGCCAAGGGCACGTACACAAATGCATCCACCGGTCCTTCTCCACAGCCAACGGCGGGAAATCTTCGTCACGAATGA